A region of uncultured Carboxylicivirga sp. DNA encodes the following proteins:
- a CDS encoding CotH kinase family protein, with protein MNLSSQIKGYTFVLSIFLLLSTLTVNSQIKINEFVSSNVTGLSDDDGDFPDWIELYNTSTSPINLGTYYLSDDISDTTKWNIPEVQIPGQSHLLVFASGKDRTDLVTEWYTIIDKGDNFSYLVPTQEPDASWRTVGFDDSSWSTGPSGFGYGDDDDATVIGTTMSVFVRKTFTIEDTSNIAQAVLHMDYDDGFVAYINGIEIARDNLGTPGTIIPYNQGSDTYDHEARMYQGLPPNEFRLLNWSGFLKEGENVIAIQVHNHSTSSSDITCIPFLSLGLRNAQGNTASEYLELPKSYLHTNFKIKAEGESLYLFNNKTFVDSIGATNLNADISYGRRTDGNSQWVYFGTPTPSSANSGDYATTLNTDSVHFSVAGGKHASSVTLSLSNPDNPSSIIYYTTDGSVPTVSSKLYSAAFSIGTTTIIRARVIDTGKLAGPVVSNTYIIGESHTLPVVSISTDPANLWDYYTGIYVMGPNAEAGNPYFGANFWMDWEKPVHFEYYDKNNVKQIDQGAGLKIYGAWSRANPQKSLALYARKEYGDGSFSYKFFDNRENDKFEALVLRNSGNDFFSTHFRDAFISHVMDPLQLETQGFQPTVLYLNGEYFGIINLREKINEHFISDHTYINSETVNILQNGGEVVQGVNTKYEEFLNFINTTNLSTDTNYEKVKNYIDVDNFIDYILAQTFIDNRDWPGNNIKFWNTTSNKSRFRWILFDTDFGFSLYGSTNYNYNTLSYALVDNGPDWPNPPWSTLVFRKLKTNAKFKEQFVKRAKHYLNTCWNIGVMNSKVDSIKQLYSSEIVDHCTRWDFNYTDWNNEVIKLKNFAGNRPYYFEKYLQEVFVYTQKVLVNLDVSNNMGFIKVNKRNITGFPYSDDYYNNSEIELIAIPNPGYRFVRWTGTYTSEYRRIAPKLSGNISLTAVFEAATDDDVNVVFNEVFYKSSETMKPGDWVELYNAGNTSVNLLNWTFSDTQKDSAMHINKSILLAPDEYIVLCKDLEKFKTTYPMVNNVVGEFEFGLSSTGDFLRLYNSSNKLIDFVDYFPSGSWPSDANGTGASAELIDPETDNYLGKNWEASIDGGTPGEANRTHASLGIFAPSRSLDANLQCVPNPFVDQANVYFNATKEGNYYLEISSLTGTKVYQSNNLFYFEGSQQIDVHLDHKLPQGVYILTLFGQGKQQSIKIVITN; from the coding sequence ATGAATCTATCTTCCCAAATAAAAGGATATACTTTTGTTTTATCCATTTTTCTACTTCTAAGTACACTAACTGTAAATAGCCAAATTAAGATTAATGAATTTGTTTCATCTAATGTAACAGGCCTAAGTGATGACGATGGCGATTTTCCGGATTGGATTGAACTATATAACACTTCAACTTCTCCAATTAATCTGGGTACTTATTATTTATCTGATGACATTTCTGATACAACGAAATGGAATATACCAGAAGTTCAAATTCCCGGTCAATCGCATTTATTAGTATTTGCATCAGGAAAAGATAGAACGGACTTAGTTACTGAGTGGTATACAATTATTGATAAAGGGGATAATTTTAGCTACCTCGTACCAACCCAGGAACCTGATGCTTCATGGAGAACAGTTGGGTTTGATGACTCATCATGGTCAACAGGCCCCAGTGGATTTGGATATGGAGATGACGATGACGCAACCGTTATTGGCACTACCATGAGTGTATTTGTTCGTAAAACATTTACTATTGAAGATACAAGTAATATTGCACAGGCAGTTCTGCATATGGATTATGATGACGGCTTTGTTGCATATATTAATGGAATTGAAATTGCGCGTGATAATCTGGGAACACCCGGAACAATCATTCCATATAACCAAGGCAGCGATACCTATGATCATGAAGCAAGAATGTATCAGGGACTACCGCCGAATGAATTTCGCTTACTAAATTGGTCAGGTTTTTTAAAGGAAGGTGAAAATGTAATAGCTATTCAAGTTCACAACCATAGCACATCATCTTCAGACATAACCTGCATCCCATTTCTTTCGTTGGGTTTAAGAAATGCACAAGGAAACACGGCCTCTGAATACCTTGAATTACCAAAATCATATTTACACACTAACTTCAAGATAAAAGCTGAAGGTGAATCGCTCTATCTTTTTAACAATAAAACTTTTGTCGATTCTATTGGAGCAACCAACCTTAATGCTGACATTTCCTATGGTAGAAGAACTGATGGTAATTCTCAATGGGTCTATTTTGGGACTCCAACACCATCAAGTGCCAATAGTGGAGATTATGCCACAACTTTAAATACCGATTCGGTTCATTTTTCTGTGGCCGGAGGAAAGCATGCTTCTTCTGTAACATTATCACTTTCAAATCCTGATAATCCTTCATCAATCATTTATTATACAACTGACGGATCGGTTCCAACCGTATCCAGTAAGTTATATAGTGCTGCCTTTAGCATTGGTACAACCACCATCATAAGGGCTCGTGTTATTGATACAGGTAAATTAGCCGGACCAGTAGTATCAAACACTTATATTATTGGAGAATCTCATACTCTACCAGTTGTTAGTATTTCAACCGATCCTGCAAATTTATGGGATTACTATACGGGAATTTATGTGATGGGTCCGAACGCAGAAGCAGGTAATCCATATTTTGGAGCCAACTTCTGGATGGATTGGGAAAAACCTGTTCACTTTGAGTATTATGATAAAAACAATGTTAAGCAGATAGATCAGGGTGCTGGATTAAAAATTTATGGAGCCTGGTCAAGGGCTAATCCTCAGAAATCACTGGCATTATATGCTCGTAAAGAATATGGAGACGGATCATTTAGTTACAAGTTTTTCGATAACAGGGAAAATGATAAGTTCGAAGCTTTGGTCCTCCGTAATTCAGGCAACGATTTCTTCAGTACACATTTTCGTGATGCCTTTATCTCACATGTAATGGATCCTTTACAATTGGAAACTCAGGGATTTCAACCAACTGTATTGTATTTAAATGGTGAGTATTTTGGTATAATTAATTTGAGAGAAAAAATTAATGAACATTTTATTTCTGATCATACCTATATCAATTCCGAAACTGTTAATATTCTCCAAAATGGTGGAGAGGTTGTTCAGGGAGTCAATACAAAATACGAAGAGTTTCTAAATTTTATCAATACCACTAATTTGAGTACTGATACAAATTATGAAAAGGTTAAAAATTATATTGATGTAGATAATTTTATCGATTACATTTTAGCTCAGACTTTTATTGACAACAGAGACTGGCCGGGTAATAATATCAAATTCTGGAATACTACGAGCAATAAAAGTCGTTTCCGTTGGATTTTGTTTGATACAGACTTTGGTTTTAGTTTATACGGTTCTACAAATTACAATTACAACACCTTATCGTACGCATTAGTCGACAATGGTCCAGACTGGCCTAATCCACCATGGTCAACGCTTGTTTTCAGAAAGTTAAAAACCAACGCCAAGTTTAAAGAGCAATTTGTAAAAAGAGCCAAGCATTATCTGAATACTTGTTGGAATATCGGTGTTATGAATTCTAAGGTCGACTCTATTAAACAGCTTTATAGCTCTGAGATAGTTGATCATTGTACCAGATGGGATTTTAATTACACCGACTGGAACAATGAAGTTATCAAATTAAAAAACTTCGCGGGTAATCGTCCTTATTACTTTGAGAAGTATTTACAGGAAGTATTTGTCTATACTCAAAAGGTATTGGTAAATCTGGATGTTTCGAATAACATGGGATTTATTAAAGTGAATAAACGAAACATAACCGGATTCCCATATTCTGATGATTATTACAATAATTCGGAGATTGAATTGATTGCTATCCCTAATCCGGGTTATAGATTTGTAAGATGGACCGGAACTTACACTTCTGAATACAGAAGAATTGCACCCAAATTATCCGGAAACATTTCATTAACAGCCGTATTTGAAGCAGCCACAGATGATGATGTTAATGTAGTATTTAATGAAGTATTTTATAAATCATCAGAGACAATGAAACCTGGTGATTGGGTAGAGTTATACAATGCAGGAAATACAAGTGTTAATCTGTTAAACTGGACGTTCAGTGATACACAAAAAGACTCGGCTATGCATATTAATAAGTCAATATTACTTGCACCGGATGAATACATTGTTTTGTGTAAAGACTTAGAGAAGTTTAAGACAACTTATCCAATGGTAAACAATGTTGTTGGAGAGTTTGAATTTGGATTAAGTAGTACTGGTGACTTTTTAAGACTTTATAACAGCAGTAATAAATTGATTGATTTTGTGGATTATTTTCCAAGTGGATCATGGCCAAGTGATGCAAACGGAACGGGAGCCTCTGCTGAATTAATCGATCCTGAAACGGATAATTACCTGGGTAAAAACTGGGAAGCCTCAATTGATGGAGGTACTCCTGGTGAAGCTAACCGCACGCACGCCAGCCTTGGTATTTTCGCTCCTTCACGTAGTTTAGATGCAAATCTGCAATGCGTTCCTAATCCATTTGTTGATCAGGCAAATGTATATTTCAATGCAACAAAAGAAGGAAACTACTATCTTGAAATATCCAGTCTGACAGGAACAAAAGTTTATCAAAGTAATAATCTATTCTATTTTGAGGGATCGCAACAAATAGATGTTCATTTAGATCATAAACTTCCTCAAGGAGTTTACATTTTAACCTTATTCGGACAAGGCAAACAACAAAGCATAAAAATCGTAATAACTAACTAA
- a CDS encoding pitrilysin family protein, whose protein sequence is MEYQNFTLPNGIRIIHKQDKSHVGYCGLIINTGSRDEEEKEHGMAHFIEHVVFKGTKKRKAYHILSRLDDVGGELNAYTTKEETCIYASFLKQDFQRAIELIHDITFNSVFPVKELEKEKEVIVDEINSYKDSPAELIYDEFEEMVFANDPMGRNILGTAQHLKSFGKKHIQQFIDRNYNTDQMVFASVGNVSFKKIVAWAEKYLGTVPTNHRQHDRPEVCKYIPKSLTIEKDTHQSHVIIGNVAYDFNHPSRLHLHLLNNLLGGPGMNSRLNMALREKNGIAYNVESSYTPYYGTGIFSIYFGTDQENLYRSFSIIDRELKKLKTKELGSLQLHKAIRQLKGQMAISADNRENLMLNMGKSYLMYDQVDSLNDVYKKIDSITAKDLLDIANEILADNQLSYLIYQ, encoded by the coding sequence ATGGAATATCAGAATTTCACTTTGCCAAATGGCATTCGCATAATTCATAAGCAAGATAAGTCACATGTTGGGTATTGTGGGTTAATCATAAATACCGGATCGAGGGATGAGGAAGAAAAAGAACATGGTATGGCTCATTTTATTGAGCATGTTGTGTTTAAAGGTACCAAAAAGAGAAAGGCTTATCATATTTTAAGCAGGTTGGATGATGTTGGTGGAGAATTAAATGCCTACACAACCAAAGAAGAGACCTGTATTTATGCCTCTTTTCTAAAGCAGGATTTTCAGCGAGCTATTGAATTAATTCATGATATAACCTTTAATTCCGTTTTTCCAGTTAAAGAACTGGAAAAAGAGAAAGAGGTTATTGTTGATGAGATTAATTCATATAAAGATAGTCCGGCTGAATTGATATACGATGAATTTGAAGAAATGGTATTTGCCAATGATCCAATGGGTAGAAATATTTTGGGTACGGCTCAGCATTTGAAATCTTTTGGAAAAAAACATATTCAGCAGTTCATCGATCGTAATTACAATACCGATCAAATGGTATTTGCCAGCGTTGGTAATGTGTCGTTCAAAAAAATTGTAGCCTGGGCTGAAAAGTATTTGGGTACTGTACCTACTAATCATAGACAACACGATCGACCTGAAGTGTGTAAGTATATTCCAAAATCTTTGACAATTGAAAAGGATACCCATCAAAGTCATGTAATTATTGGAAATGTTGCTTACGATTTTAATCACCCCAGTCGATTACATCTTCATTTGCTTAATAATTTATTGGGTGGGCCCGGAATGAATTCAAGACTGAATATGGCATTGCGCGAAAAAAACGGAATTGCATATAATGTCGAGTCGAGTTATACACCTTATTATGGAACTGGAATTTTTTCAATATACTTTGGAACCGATCAGGAAAATCTTTATCGTTCATTTTCAATTATTGACAGAGAGCTAAAGAAATTGAAGACGAAAGAATTGGGATCGTTGCAACTTCATAAAGCTATCAGACAATTAAAGGGACAGATGGCTATTTCTGCTGACAATCGTGAAAATCTGATGTTGAATATGGGTAAAAGTTACCTGATGTATGATCAGGTTGATAGTCTGAATGATGTGTATAAAAAAATTGATTCTATCACAGCAAAAGATTTGCTGGATATAGCCAACGAAATACTGGCAGATAATCAATTGTCGTACTTAATTTATCAGTAG
- a CDS encoding O-methyltransferase, with translation MDYSIELEQYILDHIDEESEVLKELNRQTHIKMLQPRMLSGHVQGQILKMLVQMIAPLNVLEIGTFTGYSAISMAQGLEKEGAHIDTIEINDELEPFVVPFLQKSGFDKKITMHIGDALDVIPKLQKKYDLVFMDGDKRVYPEYYDLIFDKLNPGGYILADNILWDGKIVQELKKNDRYTKGILEFNDKVKNDSRVEKVILPIRDGIFMIRKKA, from the coding sequence ATGGATTATTCTATAGAACTGGAACAATATATACTGGATCATATCGACGAAGAAAGTGAAGTTTTAAAAGAACTGAATCGTCAGACTCATATAAAAATGCTACAGCCACGTATGCTGAGTGGTCATGTTCAGGGACAGATTTTGAAGATGTTGGTTCAAATGATTGCTCCTCTGAATGTTCTTGAAATAGGTACATTTACAGGTTATTCTGCCATCAGTATGGCACAAGGTCTCGAAAAAGAAGGAGCACACATCGATACCATTGAAATAAATGATGAACTGGAACCTTTTGTTGTTCCATTTCTTCAAAAATCAGGATTTGATAAAAAGATTACCATGCACATTGGAGATGCATTGGATGTTATTCCAAAGCTTCAAAAGAAGTACGATCTGGTATTTATGGATGGTGATAAACGGGTATATCCGGAGTATTATGATTTGATTTTTGATAAATTAAATCCTGGAGGTTATATATTGGCTGATAATATTTTATGGGATGGTAAGATTGTTCAGGAATTAAAAAAGAATGACCGTTACACTAAAGGAATTCTTGAATTTAATGATAAGGTTAAGAACGATAGCAGGGTTGAAAAAGTGATACTGCCAATACGCGACGGAATTTTTATGATTCGGAAAAAAGCCTAA